In the Ictalurus punctatus breed USDA103 chromosome 7, Coco_2.0, whole genome shotgun sequence genome, one interval contains:
- the ino80b gene encoding INO80 complex subunit B isoform X3 translates to MGKRKDMMIHPRFLVGEEDDYNAHRKKHKKHKKHKKKHHRDDGHSFSSEALESDSGIVLKPPQLKLKIKLGGQTLGTKSVPTFTVIPETVRSMSPLIVDSDDDDDETDDEDEDEDDEDDDEPSEGVPIEQYRAWLDMDTDSFLEGPMDEEEKWLDALEKGELDDNGELKKEIDESLLTARQKALLHKQQIQPLFELPMGYKEKELTAEMLQKREERARKRRLQAAKKAEENKNQTIERLTKTSKAKIKSTKERKAKHAQVPMVRYSDNAQGTAISYPVGVTAPAPAPPRPLPPAPVSCGVAGCPNLKKYSCSKTGTPLCSLNCYRKNLMLVESAA, encoded by the exons ATGGGAAAGAGGAAGGACATGATGATCCACCCCAGGTTTCTTGTAG GGGAGGAGGATGACTACAACGCGCAcaggaagaagcacaaaaagcacaagAAACATAAGAAGAAGCACCACCGTGACGACGGCCACAGCTTCTCGTCTGAGGCTCTGGAGTCCGACTCGGGCATCGTGCTGAAACCTCCACAGCTGAAGCTGAAGATCAAATTAGGAGGGCAAACACTGGGCACAAAGAG CGTGCCCACCTTCACGGTGATACCGGAAACCGTGCGCTCGATGTCTCCTCTGATTGtggacagtgatgatgatgatgacgagaCTGATGAtgaggacgaggacgaggatGATGAGGACGATGATGAGCCCTCGGAAGGAGTTCCTATTGAGCAGTACCGTGCCTGGCTCG ACATGGACACCGATTCGTTTTTGGAAGGCCCAATGGACGAAGAGGAGAAGTGGCTTGATGCGCTGGAGAAAGGAGAACTGGATGATAACGGAGAGCTGAAGAAGGAGATAGACGAGTCGCTTCTGACTGCCAGACAG AAAGCGCTGTTGCACAAGCAGCAGATCCAGCCCCTTTTCGAGCTCCCCATGGGCTACAAGGAGAAGGAGCTGACGGCCGAGATGCTGCAGAAGCGGGAGGAACGAGCCCGCAAGAGACGCCTGCAGGCGGCCAAAAAGGCTGAAGAGAACAAGAACCAGACCATCGAGAGACTTACCAAGACCAGCAAGGCCAAAATCAAGAGCACAAAAGAGCGCAAGGCCAAGCACGCGCAGGTGCCCATGGTGAGGTACTCGGATAACGCACAGGGGACAGCGATCTCTTACCCGGTTGGAGTGACCGCTCCGGCACCTGCCCCTCCACGCCCCCTTCCTCCTGCTCCAGTGAGCTGTGGCGTCGCTGGCTGCCCCAACCTGAAGAAGTATTCGTGTTCCAAGACAGGAACGCCACTCTGCAGTCTGAACTGTTACAGGAAGAACTTAATGCTTGTAGAGAGTGCAGCTTGA
- the ino80b gene encoding INO80 complex subunit B isoform X1, with protein sequence MGKRKDMMIHPRFLVGEEDDYNAHRKKHKKHKKHKKKHHRDDGHSFSSEALESDSGIVLKPPQLKLKIKLGGQTLGTKSVPTFTVIPETVRSMSPLIVDSDDDDDETDDEDEDEDDEDDDEPSEGVPIEQYRAWLGASLGFIMLNEDSNLEPSPLPDMDTDSFLEGPMDEEEKWLDALEKGELDDNGELKKEIDESLLTARQKALLHKQQIQPLFELPMGYKEKELTAEMLQKREERARKRRLQAAKKAEENKNQTIERLTKTSKAKIKSTKERKAKHAQVPMVRYSDNAQGTAISYPVGVTAPAPAPPRPLPPAPVSCGVAGCPNLKKYSCSKTGTPLCSLNCYRKNLMLVESAA encoded by the exons ATGGGAAAGAGGAAGGACATGATGATCCACCCCAGGTTTCTTGTAG GGGAGGAGGATGACTACAACGCGCAcaggaagaagcacaaaaagcacaagAAACATAAGAAGAAGCACCACCGTGACGACGGCCACAGCTTCTCGTCTGAGGCTCTGGAGTCCGACTCGGGCATCGTGCTGAAACCTCCACAGCTGAAGCTGAAGATCAAATTAGGAGGGCAAACACTGGGCACAAAGAG CGTGCCCACCTTCACGGTGATACCGGAAACCGTGCGCTCGATGTCTCCTCTGATTGtggacagtgatgatgatgatgacgagaCTGATGAtgaggacgaggacgaggatGATGAGGACGATGATGAGCCCTCGGAAGGAGTTCCTATTGAGCAGTACCGTGCCTGGCTCGGTGCGTCTCTAGGTTTCATCATGCTAA ACGAGGACAGTAACTTGGAGCCTTCTCCTCTGCCAGACATGGACACCGATTCGTTTTTGGAAGGCCCAATGGACGAAGAGGAGAAGTGGCTTGATGCGCTGGAGAAAGGAGAACTGGATGATAACGGAGAGCTGAAGAAGGAGATAGACGAGTCGCTTCTGACTGCCAGACAG AAAGCGCTGTTGCACAAGCAGCAGATCCAGCCCCTTTTCGAGCTCCCCATGGGCTACAAGGAGAAGGAGCTGACGGCCGAGATGCTGCAGAAGCGGGAGGAACGAGCCCGCAAGAGACGCCTGCAGGCGGCCAAAAAGGCTGAAGAGAACAAGAACCAGACCATCGAGAGACTTACCAAGACCAGCAAGGCCAAAATCAAGAGCACAAAAGAGCGCAAGGCCAAGCACGCGCAGGTGCCCATGGTGAGGTACTCGGATAACGCACAGGGGACAGCGATCTCTTACCCGGTTGGAGTGACCGCTCCGGCACCTGCCCCTCCACGCCCCCTTCCTCCTGCTCCAGTGAGCTGTGGCGTCGCTGGCTGCCCCAACCTGAAGAAGTATTCGTGTTCCAAGACAGGAACGCCACTCTGCAGTCTGAACTGTTACAGGAAGAACTTAATGCTTGTAGAGAGTGCAGCTTGA
- the ino80b gene encoding INO80 complex subunit B isoform X2 produces the protein MGKRKDMMIHPRFLVGEEDDYNAHRKKHKKHKKHKKKHHRDDGHSFSSEALESDSGIVLKPPQLKLKIKLGGQTLGTKSVPTFTVIPETVRSMSPLIVDSDDDDDETDDEDEDEDDEDDDEPSEGVPIEQYRAWLDEDSNLEPSPLPDMDTDSFLEGPMDEEEKWLDALEKGELDDNGELKKEIDESLLTARQKALLHKQQIQPLFELPMGYKEKELTAEMLQKREERARKRRLQAAKKAEENKNQTIERLTKTSKAKIKSTKERKAKHAQVPMVRYSDNAQGTAISYPVGVTAPAPAPPRPLPPAPVSCGVAGCPNLKKYSCSKTGTPLCSLNCYRKNLMLVESAA, from the exons ATGGGAAAGAGGAAGGACATGATGATCCACCCCAGGTTTCTTGTAG GGGAGGAGGATGACTACAACGCGCAcaggaagaagcacaaaaagcacaagAAACATAAGAAGAAGCACCACCGTGACGACGGCCACAGCTTCTCGTCTGAGGCTCTGGAGTCCGACTCGGGCATCGTGCTGAAACCTCCACAGCTGAAGCTGAAGATCAAATTAGGAGGGCAAACACTGGGCACAAAGAG CGTGCCCACCTTCACGGTGATACCGGAAACCGTGCGCTCGATGTCTCCTCTGATTGtggacagtgatgatgatgatgacgagaCTGATGAtgaggacgaggacgaggatGATGAGGACGATGATGAGCCCTCGGAAGGAGTTCCTATTGAGCAGTACCGTGCCTGGCTCG ACGAGGACAGTAACTTGGAGCCTTCTCCTCTGCCAGACATGGACACCGATTCGTTTTTGGAAGGCCCAATGGACGAAGAGGAGAAGTGGCTTGATGCGCTGGAGAAAGGAGAACTGGATGATAACGGAGAGCTGAAGAAGGAGATAGACGAGTCGCTTCTGACTGCCAGACAG AAAGCGCTGTTGCACAAGCAGCAGATCCAGCCCCTTTTCGAGCTCCCCATGGGCTACAAGGAGAAGGAGCTGACGGCCGAGATGCTGCAGAAGCGGGAGGAACGAGCCCGCAAGAGACGCCTGCAGGCGGCCAAAAAGGCTGAAGAGAACAAGAACCAGACCATCGAGAGACTTACCAAGACCAGCAAGGCCAAAATCAAGAGCACAAAAGAGCGCAAGGCCAAGCACGCGCAGGTGCCCATGGTGAGGTACTCGGATAACGCACAGGGGACAGCGATCTCTTACCCGGTTGGAGTGACCGCTCCGGCACCTGCCCCTCCACGCCCCCTTCCTCCTGCTCCAGTGAGCTGTGGCGTCGCTGGCTGCCCCAACCTGAAGAAGTATTCGTGTTCCAAGACAGGAACGCCACTCTGCAGTCTGAACTGTTACAGGAAGAACTTAATGCTTGTAGAGAGTGCAGCTTGA
- the aadat gene encoding kynurenine/alpha-aminoadipate aminotransferase, mitochondrial isoform X1, whose protein sequence is MDSKICKIFFFYKRLLRNMNYSRFLTAVSMARRPSPIRILTELQQRSPPSLISLAGGAPNPNTFPFHSATIQMKNGETVLFDETMMKRALQYSGSSGIPELVSWMKLLQMRLHDPPTAAYSPERGQMELCVTTGSQEGLCKVFEMLVSPGDNVLLDAPTYSGTLAAVQPLGCNIINVPSDQYGMIPDALRDILARWDPADEQKPGSSVPRVLYTIPNGGNPTGASMTAERKQKVYELAQNYDFLIIEDDPYYFLQFQKPWAPTFLSMDVDGRVIRTDSFSKILSSGLRIGFVTGPKPLVDRLVLHIQASTMHTSTFTQLMVSQLLQVWGQEGFLKHIDSVVEFYRAQRDAMLSSADKWLKDVAEWHAPAAGMFLWIKLKGIKDTQKLIMEKALEKEVLLVPGGVFQIHSSEACPYVRAAFSLSTPQQIDEAFKRLSTLIKEAL, encoded by the exons atggaTTCAAAGatttgtaagattttttttttttataaacgcTTACTTA GAAACATGAACTACTCTAGGTTTTTGACAGCTGTGAGTATGGCACGGAGGCCATCCCCTATCCGCATCCTGA CGGAGCTGCAGCAGCGCTCTCCCCCCAGCCTGATCTCTCTCGCCGGTGGAGCCCCGAACCCCAACACCTTCCCCTTCCACTCTGCCACCATTCAGATGAAGAACGGAGAAACAGTCCTGTTTGACGAGACCATGATGAAGAGGGCTTTGCAGTATTCTGGCTCTTCTGG TATTCCAGAGCTGGTCTCGTGGATGAAGTTGCTGCAGATGAGGCTGCACGATCCTCCCACAGCAGCCTACAGCCCAGAGAGAGGACAGATGGAGCTGTGTGTCACCACTGGCAGTCAGGAGGGACTCTGCAAA GTCTTTGAGATGCTCGTCAGTCCTGGTGATAATGTCCTTCTTGATGCTCCAACGTATTCAGGAACTCTGGCAGCG GTCCAGCCGCTGGGATGTAATATCATAAACGTGCCCAGTGATCAGTATGGAATGATCCCGGACGCTCTGAGAGACATTCTGGCCAGATGGGATCCTGCAGACGAACAGAAACCTGGCAGCAGCGTCCCCCGCGTCCTCTACACCATCCCTAATGGAGGAAATCCCACAGGCGCCTCCATGACTGCTGAGAGGAAACAGAAAGTCTACGAG CTGGCACAGAATTATGATTTCCTTATCATCGAGGACGACCCGTATTACTTCCTACAGTTTCAAAAG CCCTGGGCTCCTACATTTCTCTCTATGGATGTTGATGGGCGAGTAATCCGGACTGACTCCTTTTCCAAGATCCTGTCATCAGG gttgAGGATAGGTTTCGTCACGGGGCCGAAGCCATTAGTGGACCGTCTGGTACTACATATCCAAGCGTCTACCATGCACACTAGCACCTTCACACAG CTCATGGTGTCTCAGCTCCTGCAGGTTTGGGGACAGGAGGGCTTCCTGAAGCACATAGACAG TGTGGTGGAGTTTTACCGAGCCCAGAGGGACGCCATGCTCTCTTCAGCAGACAAGTGGCTCAAAG ATGTAGCAGAATGGCACGCACCAGCGGCCGGCATGTTCCTGTGGATTAAACTAAAGGGCAttaaagacacacagaagcTCATAATGGAAAAAGCACTGGAGAaagag gTACTGCTTGTGCCTGGAGGAGTGTTTCAAATTCACAGCTCGGAGGCATGTCCTTACGTGAGAGCGGCCTTCTCTCTGTCCACGCCACAGCAGATCGATGAG GCGTTCAAGAGGCTCTCTACACTTATCAAGGAGGCATTGTGA
- the aadat gene encoding kynurenine/alpha-aminoadipate aminotransferase, mitochondrial isoform X3 encodes MDSKICKIFFFYKRLLRNMNYSRFLTAVSMARRPSPIRILTELQQRSPPSLISLAGGAPNPNTFPFHSATIQMKNGETVLFDETMMKRALQYSGSSGIPELVSWMKLLQMRLHDPPTAAYSPERGQMELCVTTGSQEGLCKVFEMLVSPGDNVLLDAPTYSGTLAAVQPLGCNIINVPSDQYGMIPDALRDILARWDPADEQKPGSSVPRVLYTIPNGGNPTGASMTAERKQKVYELAQNYDFLIIEDDPYYFLQFQKPWAPTFLSMDVDGRVIRTDSFSKILSSGLRIGFVTGPKPLVDRLVLHIQASTMHTSTFTQLMVSQLLQVWGQEGFLKHIDRVGRRWSTVSSSHCTFRAKLFS; translated from the exons atggaTTCAAAGatttgtaagattttttttttttataaacgcTTACTTA GAAACATGAACTACTCTAGGTTTTTGACAGCTGTGAGTATGGCACGGAGGCCATCCCCTATCCGCATCCTGA CGGAGCTGCAGCAGCGCTCTCCCCCCAGCCTGATCTCTCTCGCCGGTGGAGCCCCGAACCCCAACACCTTCCCCTTCCACTCTGCCACCATTCAGATGAAGAACGGAGAAACAGTCCTGTTTGACGAGACCATGATGAAGAGGGCTTTGCAGTATTCTGGCTCTTCTGG TATTCCAGAGCTGGTCTCGTGGATGAAGTTGCTGCAGATGAGGCTGCACGATCCTCCCACAGCAGCCTACAGCCCAGAGAGAGGACAGATGGAGCTGTGTGTCACCACTGGCAGTCAGGAGGGACTCTGCAAA GTCTTTGAGATGCTCGTCAGTCCTGGTGATAATGTCCTTCTTGATGCTCCAACGTATTCAGGAACTCTGGCAGCG GTCCAGCCGCTGGGATGTAATATCATAAACGTGCCCAGTGATCAGTATGGAATGATCCCGGACGCTCTGAGAGACATTCTGGCCAGATGGGATCCTGCAGACGAACAGAAACCTGGCAGCAGCGTCCCCCGCGTCCTCTACACCATCCCTAATGGAGGAAATCCCACAGGCGCCTCCATGACTGCTGAGAGGAAACAGAAAGTCTACGAG CTGGCACAGAATTATGATTTCCTTATCATCGAGGACGACCCGTATTACTTCCTACAGTTTCAAAAG CCCTGGGCTCCTACATTTCTCTCTATGGATGTTGATGGGCGAGTAATCCGGACTGACTCCTTTTCCAAGATCCTGTCATCAGG gttgAGGATAGGTTTCGTCACGGGGCCGAAGCCATTAGTGGACCGTCTGGTACTACATATCCAAGCGTCTACCATGCACACTAGCACCTTCACACAG CTCATGGTGTCTCAGCTCCTGCAGGTTTGGGGACAGGAGGGCTTCCTGAAGCACATAGACAG GGTTGGTCGGCGCTGGTCTACAGTCAGCAGTTCACATTGTACATTCAGGGCCAAACTCTTCTCCTGA
- the aadat gene encoding kynurenine/alpha-aminoadipate aminotransferase, mitochondrial isoform X2, which translates to MNYSRFLTAVSMARRPSPIRILTELQQRSPPSLISLAGGAPNPNTFPFHSATIQMKNGETVLFDETMMKRALQYSGSSGIPELVSWMKLLQMRLHDPPTAAYSPERGQMELCVTTGSQEGLCKVFEMLVSPGDNVLLDAPTYSGTLAAVQPLGCNIINVPSDQYGMIPDALRDILARWDPADEQKPGSSVPRVLYTIPNGGNPTGASMTAERKQKVYELAQNYDFLIIEDDPYYFLQFQKPWAPTFLSMDVDGRVIRTDSFSKILSSGLRIGFVTGPKPLVDRLVLHIQASTMHTSTFTQLMVSQLLQVWGQEGFLKHIDSVVEFYRAQRDAMLSSADKWLKDVAEWHAPAAGMFLWIKLKGIKDTQKLIMEKALEKEVLLVPGGVFQIHSSEACPYVRAAFSLSTPQQIDEAFKRLSTLIKEAL; encoded by the exons ATGAACTACTCTAGGTTTTTGACAGCTGTGAGTATGGCACGGAGGCCATCCCCTATCCGCATCCTGA CGGAGCTGCAGCAGCGCTCTCCCCCCAGCCTGATCTCTCTCGCCGGTGGAGCCCCGAACCCCAACACCTTCCCCTTCCACTCTGCCACCATTCAGATGAAGAACGGAGAAACAGTCCTGTTTGACGAGACCATGATGAAGAGGGCTTTGCAGTATTCTGGCTCTTCTGG TATTCCAGAGCTGGTCTCGTGGATGAAGTTGCTGCAGATGAGGCTGCACGATCCTCCCACAGCAGCCTACAGCCCAGAGAGAGGACAGATGGAGCTGTGTGTCACCACTGGCAGTCAGGAGGGACTCTGCAAA GTCTTTGAGATGCTCGTCAGTCCTGGTGATAATGTCCTTCTTGATGCTCCAACGTATTCAGGAACTCTGGCAGCG GTCCAGCCGCTGGGATGTAATATCATAAACGTGCCCAGTGATCAGTATGGAATGATCCCGGACGCTCTGAGAGACATTCTGGCCAGATGGGATCCTGCAGACGAACAGAAACCTGGCAGCAGCGTCCCCCGCGTCCTCTACACCATCCCTAATGGAGGAAATCCCACAGGCGCCTCCATGACTGCTGAGAGGAAACAGAAAGTCTACGAG CTGGCACAGAATTATGATTTCCTTATCATCGAGGACGACCCGTATTACTTCCTACAGTTTCAAAAG CCCTGGGCTCCTACATTTCTCTCTATGGATGTTGATGGGCGAGTAATCCGGACTGACTCCTTTTCCAAGATCCTGTCATCAGG gttgAGGATAGGTTTCGTCACGGGGCCGAAGCCATTAGTGGACCGTCTGGTACTACATATCCAAGCGTCTACCATGCACACTAGCACCTTCACACAG CTCATGGTGTCTCAGCTCCTGCAGGTTTGGGGACAGGAGGGCTTCCTGAAGCACATAGACAG TGTGGTGGAGTTTTACCGAGCCCAGAGGGACGCCATGCTCTCTTCAGCAGACAAGTGGCTCAAAG ATGTAGCAGAATGGCACGCACCAGCGGCCGGCATGTTCCTGTGGATTAAACTAAAGGGCAttaaagacacacagaagcTCATAATGGAAAAAGCACTGGAGAaagag gTACTGCTTGTGCCTGGAGGAGTGTTTCAAATTCACAGCTCGGAGGCATGTCCTTACGTGAGAGCGGCCTTCTCTCTGTCCACGCCACAGCAGATCGATGAG GCGTTCAAGAGGCTCTCTACACTTATCAAGGAGGCATTGTGA
- the mfap3l gene encoding microfibrillar-associated protein 3-like, producing the protein MKGLKGLDGSVVIYLVCVVSLGTAAALEITPADINGTQTAGDVEEVKTLAVLTTLSQIIAREGNCILIDCNVTGEPFPKVQWFNSHGHLLDTEASEGKWWVLENGVLNITSITFADRGKYTCMASNVHGVANCTVTVRVVFTNGDMGVYFVVVCLVTFTIIMGLNVTRLCMMSSHLKKTEKAINEFFRTEGAEKLQKAFEIAKRIPIITSAKTLELAKVTQFKTMEFARYIEELARSIPLPPLIMNCRTFMEEILEVVGVEEMRHTFVRQAPEGQESTSRAAGWAASNVFTILQIRDRPRDRERSGSPTADSDDASLHEQPQHMAIQVSVHPPLDEASCNVEAPPLTDMDACPTPSAEESVETEPEEPEITVEVEPEREEVTPPTSQVIYESHV; encoded by the exons ATGAAAGGTTTAAAAGGTTTAGACGGATCCGTCGTGATTTATTTAGTATGTGTCGTCAGCTTGGGCACTGCAGCGGCCTTGGAGATTACGCCGGCTGATATAAACGGCACACAGACAGCCGGTGATGTGGAGGAGGTTAAGACGCTGGCGGTGCTCACAACACTGAGTCAGATCATCGCCCGCGAGGGGAACTGCATCCTGATCGACTGCAACGTCACCGGAGAGCCTTTCCCCAAGGTGCAGTGGTTCAACTCCCACGGACACCTTTTGGACACGGAGGCAAGCG AGGGAAAATGGTGGGTTCTGGAGAACGGCGTCCTCAACATCACCAGCATCACCTTCGCAGACCGCGGCAAGTACACTTGCATGGCTTCTAACGTTCACGGCGTGGCCAACTGTACGGTCACCGTGCGCGTGGTCTTCACCAATGGAGACATGGGCGTGTACTTCGTGGTCGTGTGTCTGGTGACTTTCACCATCATCATGGGGTTGAACGTGACTCGGCTCTGCATGATGAGCAGCCACCTGAAGAAGACCGAGAAGGCCATCAACGAGTTTTTCCGCACCGAGGGGGCGGAAAAGCTCCAGAAGGCGTTTGAGATCGCGAAGCGCATCCCGATCATCACGTCGGCTAAAACGCTGGAGCTCGCCAAAGTCACGCAGTTTAAGACCATGGAGTTCGCGCGCTACATCGAGGAGCTGGCACGCAGCATCCCTCTCCCGCCGCTGATTATGAACTGCCGTACTTTCATGGAGGAGATCCTGGAGGTGGTGGGGGTCGAGGAAATGAGGCACACCTTCGTTCGGCAGGCGCCCGAAGGTCAGGAAAGCACTTCTCGTGCCGCTGGTTGGGCTGCCAGTAACGTTTTCACCATTCTGCAGATCCGAGACCGAccgagagaccgagagagaagCGGATCTCCTACAGCAGACTCCGATGACGCGTCACTGCACGAACAGCCTCAACACATGGCCATTCAGGTCTCCGTTCACCCACCACTCGATGAAGCAAGCTGCAACGTCGAGGCTCCTCCTCTCACAGATATGGATGCCTGTCCCACTCCTTCAGCTGAGGAAAGTGTGGAGACCGAGCCTGAAGAACCGGAGATAACGGTGGAGGTGGAGCCAGAGAGAGAAGAAGTGACGCCTCCGACAAGCCAAGTCATCTACGAAAGCCATGTGTAA